GGCCAGTCCCTGGACCTTAACTGCAGTCGGGGTGGAGAGCAAAACGGTAAACGGGCCTCTCCACTTTGGCTGGAGCGGTTGGGTCCTCCAAACCTTGACCCACACCTCGTCTCCAGGCTGAAACGGATGGACAGGGTTGTGAACCTGCAACGGTAGAGTCTGCAACACATATTTAGACACTTCATTCATTGCCTGTCCCAGGGATTGTATCTCCTGGAACCAAACAAGGTTCCCAATCTGGGCCGGATCCCCTCTTATCCCCTTGGTAATGGGGGGTGGCCTCCCGAAAACAATTTCATAGGGGCTGAGTTTAAGGCCTTTCTTGGGTAGGCACCGCAGTCGGAACAAGACAATGGGCAAGGCGTCGGGCCATTTCAAGGTAGTTTCCTGGCATAACTTAGATAGCTGGGCTTTTATTGATCTATTCGCCCGTTCACATTTACCCGAGGATTGGGGCCGATAGGCGGCATGCAGTTTCCAGTCAATGTGTAACTCCTGGGAAACCCTCTGCACCACCCTATGGATGAAGGCTGAGCCATTATCAGAAGAGATTGTCACAGGGAGACCCCAGAAAGGCAAAATGTTTTTGAGCAAGTGTTTCACCACTTCGGacgctttttctgttctagtgGGAAACGCTTCTATCCAATTAGAAAAGGTACATACAAACACAAGCAAATACTTCCAACCCCCTGACTGAGGCATTTCAGTAAAATCAGTAATGAGGGACTCACAAGGGGTTGTTCCAGTGTGCTGTATTCCCGGGGGGCGACTTGGGCCCTGTCGGGGGTTGTTACGAGCACACGGAACACACCTAAGAGCTGCCTTCTCACACAGGCTATGCAGCTTTGAAATATACATCTGCCTATCCAGCAATTCGGCTAGTGATGTTTTCCCAAAATGTGTTCCCTCATGAGCCTGGATCACCAGGGGCCAAGCCAGTGCCTCCGGCACGAACAGCCGTTGGTCGGGCAACTGGATCCAACCCCGCACCCGTGCTTGGGAGGCGCCCTGGGCTTCGGCCCAGGCTTCCTCTGCCGCACTGTACCGGGGGGACCAATCTGCCAGCGGAACCTGAAATATAGGGCAAGTAGGCCGCTCCACCTCCCTTCCGGCTCCCCTTGTGGCGGCCTGTTTGGCCGCCTCATCAGTCCTGCGGTTCCCCACGTTCACTGGACTAAGAGGTTTTTGATGAGCTCGGCAGTGCATCACGGAGACCCTCTTTGGTGCCCACACAGCCTCCAGCAACCTCAAAACCTCCGCCCCATACTTAATAGCCTTTCCCGCCGAGTTTATGAGTCCTTTTTCTTTGTACAGTGTCCCATGAGCGTGCAAAGTCAGAAAGGCATACTTGGAATCCGTGTAGATGTTCACGGTCACTCCTTCCGCCAACTCCAGGGCTCGTGTTAGGGCAATCAATTCGGCCTTCTGGGCCGATGTCCCTACTGGCAGTGGTTCGGCCTCAATGGTTTTCTGACAGGTAACAACCGCGTAGCCAGCATACCGCCTTCCATCTTGCATGTAGCTGCTCCCATCCGTGTAGTATTCAACGTCCGGAGTCGGCAAGGGGGTGTCTGTCAAATCGGGGCGGCTAGAGTACACCTCATCCATGGTCTGGATACAATCGTGGTCGCAAGGTTGGTCACTGACCGGGAGCAAGGAGGCGGGATTTAGGGCCCCTGTAGTAGTTAAACGAATTCTGGGGTTTTCACACATCATCGCCTGGTATTTGGTCATGCGGCTATTTGTGAACCAGTAATTTCCTTTATAGTCCATCAGAGTAAGCACCGCGTGGGGCACCTTCACCTCCAGCTCCTGTCCCAAGGTCAGTTTATCGGCTTCCTTTATGAGCTCTGCAGTAGCCGCAACGGCCCGAAGACAGGCAGGCCAACCCTTGGCCACCGAGTCGAGTTGTTTTGAGAGGTAGGCGACCGGTCGCTGCCATGATCCCAAAGCCTGGGTCAAGACCCCGATCGCCACGCCGTTCCGCTCGTGGACAAACAGGGTGAAGGGCTTCTCCACATCAGGCAACCCGAGGGCAGGGGCTCCCATCAGTAATTTCTTTAGTTCGTAAAAGGCGGCTTTCTGTTCAGCCTCCCACAAAAACGGTTCCCGTTCCCCCCCTTTGGTGGCTTCATAGAGGGGCTTCGCTATTAGGGCAAAATTCGGGATCCATACTTGGCAGAACCCCGCCGCTCCCAGGAACTCCCGGACACGTCGCCTCGAGGTAGGTTCGGCCAGGGCGCAGATGGCCTCTTTTCTCTCCTGGCCCAGTGACCGAGTACCCTGAGACACATGGAACCCCAGATACTTAACTTGATCTTGGCATAGTTGGGCCTTCTTCCGGGACACCTTGTAGCCCGCCTTCCACAACAGCTCCAGCAGCTCCAGAGTCGCCTGGTGACAGCGGTCTCGTCCTTGGGCGGCAACCAACAAATCATCAGCATACTGGATTAGGACGCACGTCCCTGGAGTCGCCTCAAACCCCTGCAAATCCTGGGCCAACGCGTTTGAAAAGagggtggggctgtttttgaaACCCTGGGGAAGCCGGGTCCAGGTGTATTGGAGCTTTCTGCCTGTATCCCGCTCCTGCCACTGGAATGCAAAAATGGGCTGGCTCAGGGGGGCTATTCGTAGGCAGAAGAACGCGTCCTTCAAATCCAGCACCGAGAAACAATTGGCCTGCTGAGGCACCAGCCCCAACAACACATACGGATTTGGTACCACCGGGTGCAAAGTCACGGTCTTCTGATTCACCGCCCGGAGATCCTGACAAGGCCTGAACTCGCCAGTGCCAGGTTTCTGAACCGGCAGCAGCGGGGTATTCCATGGGCTTTGGCACTCCTTAAGAATGCCATACTTCAAAAGTCTATCCAAATGTTTCTGGATCCCCTCAATAGCTCTCCAGGGGATAGGGTACTGCCGTAAACGGACTGGTTGGATACCGGGCAAAAGTTCAATAACAATGGGGGCATGGTGACGGGCCAGACCCGGTGGATTATCCTCTGCCCATACCCCTGGGACGATGGAAGCCCATTGGTCAGACAAACCCTTCTCTGGGGATGACTGGAAGAGCCTCCATTCCTCTTCCATGGGGCAGGTGAGCACCAGAATGCCAGACGAGCGCGCCCGAAACTCTACAGTGGCTTGGCCGTCCTCCTCAAAGTAGATAGCCGCCCTTAGCTTAGATAAGACATCCCAGCCCAGCAGGGGCAGGGGGCACTCAGGAACATAGAGGAACTTGTGGCGGACTAGGTGGGTGCCCAAATCACAAAGGCGGTCTTGCAAAAACGATCTTCGGGCCACCTGTCCGGTGGCCCCGGCAATCGGAATTGACTGTTTAGTGGTAGGCGCCACCGGAGTATTTACAACAGAATATTCAGCCCCTGTATCAACCATAAATGACACTTTGCGGCCCCCTACTGATGCCTTGACCATGGGCTCCCGGGGGCCAGGCGGCGGGGAACCCGGTCTGTCCTAGTCATCCCACTGTTCTTGGGGACTCATGGCCGCAAGACCTATGAAGTCCATATCCTCAGGGCGAGTGTCTCTGCCCCGCCGAGGGCCCGAACTTCGCCCCCTACCCAGTGGTCTACCGCGGCCGCCTTCCCCTCTTCGTCCCGGAAAGGGGGTGATTTGTCCCTTCTGCGGGCAGGAATCGGCCCAATGGCCAAAATCGTGGCAAAAGGCGCATTCGTCCGGGGCCAGGGGTTTTCGGGCATTCCCTGGTCCCGCCGGGTGTCTTGCCCGAGTCTGCCTCCCCTCCCGAGGGCCTCGATTTCCACCATGGGCCCCTATGGCGGCAGCCAGCAAGGCCGCTTTCACTTTAAGCTTGCGGTCTTCGGCCCTTTTGGTTTCCTGCTCTCGATTAACAAACACCTTCTGAGCTATTTCCAACAGCTGAGTAATGTTCATGCCGGCAAAGCCTTCTTGCTTCTGCAATTTTCGCTTAATGTCACTAGCTGCTTGACTTACAAAGGCACAATTTACCATGCGTAGATTATCGGGATGTTCAGGGTCAAAAGGCGAGTACAAGCGGTAGGCCTCATACAAGCGCTCAAGGAAGGCTCCCGGGGCCTCATCGGGCTTCTGGAGAACCTCCCCAATTTTTGTCATGTTGGTGGCCTTTTTCCCTGCCTCCTGCAGGCCCGCCAGCAAATAACCCCTATAGGACTTCAGGAGGTTCATATGATCTGTATTATTCGGGTCCCAGGCGGGGTCAGTCTCTGGGAAGTGCTCTGCTAGCCACCGGGCACGGTCGGCTTGATCAGCGTGGGTAGCCTCCTCGGCCTTCTTCTTGGCCGCCCTTAAAATACGCTGACGCTCCTCTGTTGTAAAGAGGGTCAGGAGGAGCTGTTGGCAATCCAGGTAGGTTGGGCTGTGGGTTCCCATAATGCTAGTAAGCAAATTGGTGAGGTCTTCTGGTTTTTCAGTATAGGAGGCGACATGGGTCTTCCAGTTAAGAAGGTCGGCGGAGGAGAAGGGAGTATAAATATACCGGCTCTGACCCCCCTCGATCCTCCCATTTTGGCCCAAAAATTGTGGCGTCTGGACCTGCCGCAGCGGCATCACGCGCGCTACCGCAAACTGCGAGGAAGGACCGGGGGTGGACGGAACCGGGTCAGAACCCGGTGGGGCTCCTTCCTCGTCCTCCGACGCCGGGGTCTTTACCCGCGGTGCACTGCCGGAGCCCTGTGGGTCTGGATCAAGGTCGAGCGGGCCTCGGGCCGCCGAAAACGAGGCAGCCCTTGCTCGTGCCCTTTGCTCCTGGAGCCGCGTGATGGTGGGGCTCCACTCGGCCCTCCAGCCCAACTCTATCGGGGGGGCCGGGTCAGGGTCTCCTTCTGAGACCTCGTGACCATGTGGTGCTGTCTAGCCCCCTGGACCTGAGGGGGCTGCGGGACCGGCTGGGGTGCAGCCACCGGCGGGGCCGCTGCCGGCCCCACAGCGGGTCCCGGGAGAGGCACGACCGGGGGCGGCACCGGCACATAGGGGGGCGGCCAGTCCAGCTCCAATGGATCTGGGCCCAGATCCAAAACAGGGTACAGGGGCTGTGCTATGGGCTTCGGCCGACCCGGTGGCGCCCCGGCAGCCCCCTGCGGCTGCACCCCCGACACGGCACTTTGAGGCTCGTGCTGCAATGGGCACAACCGACCAGACCTCATTTCTTTAGCACACTGCTTCAACCAGGGGGGGGGTTTCAGCAGCACGGCCAACCATGAGTCAATATATGGGAACTGGTCCGGGTAGTCCCGTGGCGAGGCCATGACCACCTGGTAGACCGCGCGGGCCACCCCGACGGAAAATGTGCCCTCCAGTGGCCAACCGACCCCAAAGGCCGGCCATTCAGATTCACAAAACAACTTCAACTTAGAGGGAGTCAATCTCTGCCTCCCATAGTCACCAGTATACCCCTCCTGGAAGTGGTTCAACATACACTCCAGAGGGGTGGTGGACTGGGCAGCGCCCATTTCGACTAATCCTTCTCAGGTGGTAGGTCCCACCGATGCCGCCCCGGAGGCAATGGGCCGTCCCGCCACTCAAGtgcgagcggggggagggggggcagaggggagagCGGCGACAACGGGGAGCCCAAGAAGGGCAAATCCCTCCCGGACGACGAGGGGGGATCTGGTTCTGCCTGTGGGAAAAAGGGGGCGGGCGCGTCCCTTCTTGGGCACCGGGTGCAATGCAGAAAATGGAAAGCCTtcaaggaaaatttgctgggagTCGGCTGGTGGACCCACCCTTCTACAATGCTAAGGGTTTCTGCAGAGCCCTCGGCGGTAGGCCGAACGGGAAGAGCACTCTTTTTGTTAATCCTCCAAACAAGCACGGGGTCCCTCCCGGTTTTCCTCAGAAAATACCAACGCGCCCAATTTGGTCCCCAACTCCCCTGTGGGCCCCTAGTCTGTCCCTGCACCAACCAGGCCAAcactccctcttcctcccccgtCCACAAACGTATATTATGGTTGTGGCACAGTGCTTCGTACCAGAAGAGGGTCAATGCGTCCGGTGTATAGACCCAAGGGGCGACCAGTTTGTGAAATCTCTGACCAGGGCTCCAGTACAGCCGGTCCTCTGACCGAAAATCTAGGGGACCGTTCATGCGTCTCCCCTACCAAGATGCAGGTCGACAGTGGCCTGTGTGTCAAAGGGGTCCCACCCCCAGCTGAAGGCGTCGAAGGATTGGTCCAGAGCGCTGGCCCACCACTCAAGCGCCGCAAGTGCCGCGGCCTCGTTTGAGGCCAGGGGTGGGTCAGTGAAGGGCGTGGCGGTTCCCTCACACTGGTCAATACACCGGGAGCAAGGGTCCGCCGGTGTGGACGGGAAGGAGTTACTGAAGGAGTCACTCAGTGAGTGGGGATCCGCTTGGGGATCCGCTGGGGCATGGGATtccaggggagggggtgggccaaTGGGGGGGCCGATGGGGTGGCAAGCGCCCTCCACGCACCGATCACAGCACCGTGCGTGGAAGACAGCCAGATCGGGAGGCTGCCTCTCAGCCTGAGCAATCTGCCGCGGCCAAAGCTCTGTGTCGCCCACGGCAACTAGGGCGGCAGTCTGGCGTTTTACCTGCCAGACACAAATGGGGGCCCCCGCTCGCTCCCTCAGGAAATACCACCTTACCCAAGGTCCCCCGTGCCTTCCCTTTGACCTAGGGGTTGCGGACCGACGCCTTATCAGCCAGGCTGTGATGTCACCACGTGTCCCCCTCCACAACTGAACGGTATGGCTTCGGCAAAGCGTTTTCTGCCAgcagaagccaaggtggctcagCCAGGGGCCAAGCACAAACCGGAAGGTGTCACCCGGACCCCACCAGCCCGGATCCTCCAAAAACCAGTAATCCGAGTAGTTTGCCCCTGAGCACATATGAGGGCAAGGCAATAAAAGTTCCCCTACCCAACACTTGACAGACAATTAAAACTTGACAGACAACTAAAACACACGACCAGGGAGGGGTGACATATAAGGGACCCTATTCACTCGCTTCTCTGCTTTCGCTGCCTACTGGACTCTCGTCAGCAGGAACCGGGCTACTAACAGATCCCGTTCGCTTCGATACCAGGTATCGTCTCAGACACGCATCATACACACCACAAGCACACCAGACAGACTTTTACTGTAAAAAGTTACTTCTGTATTGCTTAagttacttctttttttttttgttatttttcggTATAGCACCCCCGTCACTGCAGCGGTGCTAATTGTTTTCCAAACACAGCTTTGTATCGCCGTGGGAGCGCAATGGAGCTCCAATGAGGGCACACCAAACGTGTCCCTCCCAATGAGGGCACACCAAACGTGTCCCTCCCAATGAGGGCACACCAAACGTGTCCCTCCCAAGCAGACACGGTTAGAAGGCTGCAGCTGGAAGCGGCACTCCCTCAGGGCCCCTTTCCTCCGTGCTGGAGGCggcactcccttccttccctgtttATCAGGGTTCAATGAGGGCCCCTCTCTTCCCAATCTGCAGGGTTCTGCGGGTGCTGCTGCGCGGTGATCAGTCGCGCCTTCCCTCCGAGACGGGGCCCACGCCACGCCGTCTCATATGGAGGGGCTTCCACCAAAATGCCCACCCTAGGGCTCCTAAAGCTTTGTGCACAAGGTTCTATACTTACAATCCGGAGTCTTCCAAATTAAAGCTGGTTCCTGTTGCCTGTTCAGGTCCGGTTAGTCCACGGCAGGGTCGACTGGAGACGGGACGGGCAGAAAAACGGTCAGCCAGAAAGAAGGCCGGGAGCTCCAACCGTGGTCTGGGCCTCCCGCCAGCAGCCGGGCCCCACCGGGCTAAGCAGCCGGGGCCCCAAAGCCCCAGCACATCCGAGTCACGGCACCAAGTTTTATGTAGCAGGAAGAGCCCGCTCTATCTATCAAGGCAGGTGTCCGTAACAAAGGAGGCTtgaggcaggatcaggaaaaaCAGCTAGGATTTATTTGATACACACGTGCGGTCTCAGACCAAAGATGGGCGTCTGAGCAAAGAACATTCGGGCGCGCAGACTTTATATAGCATTACGCATTTGCATTAAAAGCAGCTTACACACAATATTACTGCATATCATACCGAAGAGTTTCGAAGCTGCTTGCCTTTTACTTAGTTCCCTTTTGGCGTGCAACTCCAAGCGAAAACCCCCTCTTGCTCAACCGCAAGCGGTTCCGCTTCTGTTAACCTTAGGTCTCTTAAGCCATTTGCATTAGTACTGTTTTTGCACACTTAGGCCTTTTGCTGCGTCCAGCTTCCTTCACCACTCGCTGACCCCCAAGCTGAAGCCTCTGTTACAATATTAGCATAGTAAGGTTATATAGTGAGCTACGGTAGGCCTGCAATGCACTCTATCAGCCAAGCATGTCTAGGCATGCCTCATTAAGCACACCTCTGTTGAGCTGCTCATCCTTAAACATTCTTTTCCCATTCAGTTCCATCCCTTTTCCTAGCCTAATCCCTCTTCActacctcaagcatggcaattctacgtagcaagtaagtgtgctttcagtgccaatggctaatgggtcattttacatttcaataaacgggcagttcaaaggaagggaaagaggtcgatacctccaatttccctgtgaatgaggcctcgaaaagctaaagaacatcttTAAGTACTGGAAATAATTTGAATTAACCTGAATATGCATACTTAaattgacccggattataatGGGATATTTGTTAGAGAGACTATTATTCAGCTGCAATActgtctgaacaaaatgagatacttgttagaggAATTTCTCCACGTTGTTTGATTGAAATTAATATGCTAACACTCAAAACTCCAtggaggagattgggaaggaTGAACTATCTGGGACTctaagctacttttcaacttggattaatggactgagtttgctgacaaagaaaaatggctttgctaagtgaaatcttccacaaaaaagatattttaagcagtttgaattctctgacagagttggttaagaaacaaatgggagcttttgttctgaaagctagcgaaatctcaaatctacatgagcagagtgccaAAGAGAgtgtctgtggaattgaaatgggagagctACTCAttgggaaatgaacaaaagaaatggAACGCTATGACATAGTTAAAAAAGAAGACCAGAAATGGAGATTGACTGAAGTTATGTCAAGAGGAACAAaagctgtggaatttttcccactttctttGAGAGgaatgactgcattaaggagtaagaaggtgcattttaaccagaaaagcATGATGTGGAAATCCTTCAGAAAGAAGAGCTTCCTGAACTAGATCTATCTCTGTAGATACTTGGATATGGACTTTGCAaaaaaatctgatatgtgatattagaaggctaagtgagattttttttcttttttggggctaTAATAAGTTTTGTCTAGAATAATATGGACATAAAAGCTAAAGAactaaaaagtttttgaaaagaattttatgtaaaaatagttaacttaGATCAACttctaagaaggcagacagcataattatttggTAAATTGGTaaacttgtctttaacagataatgatattagctttttatgtttgctATCAATATGAGTAATCCTGCAAGTTAGTCtataattgttaagaaggtagacatcataattattttgtaaattagtagatctccttctaatatgtttgtttgaagaaattgtctataataagatagataaattattgtgttctatttctagcctgttaagtataaagatattggtctcagactgtattaaggagagagaaggtgcattttagttataaatcaggagatagatttctttttagcatGAAGGGTCTCTTGAAATGTCTCTGTCtttgtgggtagttgggtatggaactctcaataagaacagatACGTGAGTTTTATTTTTGGGTTATGTTATGTTGTTTTTTCTAGaccaatagggatataagagttggattaattgttaaaaaggcagacagcatcgttattctgtaatctggcagatttgcttttaatagctcccctggagaaactgtttatattgagatagacaaaatactgtgttgtattttttttagcttcttaaggataaagtTATGAATGTTATGTGCttatgttaatgaggatattgttaaactaacaaacttatctgtgttttcaacatggttaagctaaatcagccagTTCCATGTTGAGATTGCtttgacttttttatacttatttgtgttgaagaaaaatcgtttagacttgtattgcaagtaatagttcagtaaaaatgttttataatgaaagataaagatggtaaaatacatGGAGAACTCTATTGACCCCCCAGtaggaataaagaggctgacacagtgtgttggacaaaaaccaggccgctttattgacacataacttgaacgaactagaatggcaaggggtataggcctaacaggacaagccctggggtcaaaacacaggaccccacCTTGCCTggaagggcaagccaccctgcccccagcatgagccaataccatctgactggtgctgagcagccaggtccaaactccacctccaccggcatccatcactcaggaaagatccgccctggtgaggctttgtcatgatctgcactcccagcattgagccgtgaagcccatctaccgttcatacagaccacctgtacccactggtgcagagccataggtgctcccctgaaaagactgtagccaatacctcatcctgccaccaccaccgccaatgccaagcctctgcttaggcattagcactcaccggacggcccagagctgACAGCAACCCCTGCCTCAGCTCattcaaaaaggcccggttacccagttcagataaatgaacTCCATCTGACCATACAGGTCAGCATACtcaacccgtatggccggatggggaagaaatatgtccaaacccccttccatggccttttgCAAAGCCCAGTTGGCCTTACATCTGGCACGTTCTATCCCCCAGAGTACAGGGCAGACCACTAGACCCTAcgtggcaaaattgccgaccacaccaaGAGAACTCCTGATCATCTCCGCTTAATGACCTGCAGATCCTCCTGCgcctgcaaagaaagggccttccctttcataaaacccaggtcattaccccccaagtggatgaccaggatgtgcgGAGGAGGTGCACTCCTCCCACAAAACAACAGTGCCATAATCCCCGGGCAATGCAGGCCATGGCGACCCAGCCACTCAACCGTTGCCCACTTGCTGAGAttcagctgggtgccaactggtgatctcctggcctggtgggccgcccagaacaccatgctgtgcccgcagatgaggattcgCCACCTCTCCCTATGAGCCcaagcacctgaaaaacaaaacacagtaAAAAACCCAGAAAATACATGCCAATGGGCCACCCAATGCTCACATGTCCCCCATGCACTCACTGAAAGACCAATGGGTGAACATATAACCTATAGGCTGCTGACCACCACTGACCCATCCGCTGTATGCCGGGGTGTGTGTCTAACCCATCACGGACACCGTAGATGCGGCCCAATTTGAAATGAATGTGTTCTGAATTTTACCTCCCCCCTAATCCCAGCTCTGCCAGTGCCTTACCCGTCAccacccaaaattgatattttgtaaggggaGGCCTCACTGTGACAAAACAAAGGGGCCATCACCCTCTCTCCTGAGCAGTATATGCCGCTCCAAGGCCTTGACTGGGCACAGCTCCACCAATGCACATTGCCCAATCGTAATAGCGGAGCCCCTCTGCTGATGGTCTGTCTTTGACCTCCGTATTGACAGCCTAATTTGTCCCCCCACAAATTTAATGTCACAGGCATGCAACGCTTGGTCCAAATTGTCCGTTTTCGACTTCACGACCAACTCGCTGATCGGAAGTGCGCCGAAAAGGCAACCAAAGAAGCCGTATGAAAAAGAGCGGCCTCAAAGGAAGACGAACATACCTTGGGCCAGACCCTATGAAGACCCTTCAGCACTGCAGGGGATATGGGCTGACGGGCATCTTCCTCCGCCCTTTCATAGGCTTTCGAGTACTTGGAGCCAAAGCTAGTctgattgccctaccggcttccgcctcccaagctgccaaagttctgGTGACATTCACGCTGGCCGTGGGTCCACttctggagcaagctggcgaaaaTGCTCAATCTGTTGATGAGATAGAGTgcccgccaccccattgcacactcccagAACATTCCTTGCCATAAATAGAATATTCCACCAAAGGCATTGAAATGTAAATGACCGCCCCAAGTTCACCACAACTGGGGATTTagatgacaaggagttgataacatgtaccacagccatgttatcacaccagaaatgaactgtatggttggccagctgcttaCCCCAAAACCAAACAGCTACTACAATGAGAAAAAACtaggatatctggagctctgcttccacCTTCAAGTCATCCCACCAAAATGAAATTCCGttgaaggattaaaaaaaaaaatcttcccataCTTCTAGATCCATCCGCATGCCTGAGGTCATTTGCACTCTATGGTGGGGGAACCGCAGGGGCCCCATGGTGTTACATAGGTGCcgcaagaaggccctcccaggagccacaactttgcatgcaaagttgaggtgccctaccagctgctggagctccagCAGCGACACTGTACGCTGCCTCTTAAGAAAAGCTAATCGGACCCTGAGACTTCTCACCTTATctgcaggcagccgtgaagcttgctgcagggtatccagctcaatgcctaaaaaagtaagCACCAAgctggggccctctgtctttttgCGGGCCAACAGCACCCCAAGCTCCCACGCCAGGTCCTCAAATGACTGCAATAACTTGGCACATTGCCCGGACCCGGCAgggcccacaaaaaggtagttgTCCAGGTAGTAAACAGCATCACTCAACCCAGACTTCGTCCGaagcgcccattccataaaggaactgaaCCGCTCAAAAGCGGCACAGGACACTGAGCAGCCCTTGGACCCTCCCGTCTGCACACTCCTTGGTTATTTTTGCCCTAACCACTTGCTCCATCCCCATTACCGAGCAAAGGTTAGGGGCCATACAAGGGACCCTAGGTCCCTAATACGGAATCCTAAATCCATAGGTAAAACCATCCATTAAATAGGCCCTATCAGCCCTCAGGGGGTAACTGCTCAACAACTACTTAATTACCCTCAGTcgtatcggactgggcccctttctCAGGTGGTTTCTGATTACTTCCCTCCCTGGGGTGTCTCGACCCTGCCCTCATTTTGGATTTACTGCAAGCCGAGAAGGCGTGTGACCCCCTGCATAGCGAgcactcatgtttaaatttgcaggccttcctagaacacacgccctt
Above is a window of Heteronotia binoei isolate CCM8104 ecotype False Entrance Well chromosome 7, APGP_CSIRO_Hbin_v1, whole genome shotgun sequence DNA encoding:
- the LOC132575537 gene encoding uncharacterized protein LOC132575537, coding for MPLRQVQTPQFLGQNGRIEGGQSRYIYTPFSSADLLNWKTHVASYTEKPEDLTNLLTSIMGTHSPTYLDCQQLLLTLFTTEERQRILRAAKKKAEEATHADQADRARWLAEHFPETDPAWDPNNTDHMNLLKSYRGYLLAGLQEAGKKATNMTKIGEVLQKPDEAPGAFLERLYEAYRLYSPFDPEHPDNLRMVNCAFVSQAASDIKRKLQKQEGFAGMNITQLLEIAQKVFVNREQETKRAEDRKLKVKAALLAAAIGAHGGNRGPREGRQTRARHPAGPGNARKPLAPDECAFCHDFGHWADSCPQKGQITPFPGRRGEGGRGRPLGAEYSVVNTPVAPTTKQSIPIAGATGQVARRSFLQDRLCDLGTHLVRHKFLYVPECPLPLLGWDVLSKLRAAIYFEEDGQATVEFRARSSGILVLTCPMEEEWRLFQSSPEKGLSDQWASIVPGVWAEDNPPGLARHHAPIVIELLPGIQPVRLRQYPIPWRAIEGIQKHLDRLLKYGILKECQSPWNTPLLPVQKPGTGEFRPCQDLRAVNQKTVTLHPVVPNPYVLLGLVPQQANCFSVLDLKDAFFCLRIAPLSQPIFAFQWQERDTGRKLQYTWTRLPQGFKNSPTLFSNALAQDLQGFEATPGTCVLIQYADDLLVAAQGRDRCHQATLELLELLWKAGYKVSRKKAQLCQDQVKYLGFHVSQGTRSLGQERKEAICALAEPTSRRRVREFLGAAGFCQVWIPNFALIAKPLYEATKGGEREPFLWEAEQKAAFYELKKLLMGAPALGLPDVEKPFTLFVHERNGVAIGVLTQALGSWQRPVAYLSKQLDSVAKGWPACLRAVAATAELIKEADKLTLGQELEVKVPHAVLTLMDYKGNYWFTNSRMTKYQAMMCENPRIRLTTTGALNPASLLPVSDQPCDHDCIQTMDEVYSSRPDLTDTPLPTPDVEYYTDGSSYMQDGRRYAGYAVVTCQKTIEAEPLPVGTSAQKAELIALTRALELAEGVTVNIYTDSKYAFLTLHAHGTLYKEKGLINSAGKAIKYGAEVLRLLEAVWAPKRVSVMHCRAHQKPLSPVNVGNRRTDEAAKQAATRGAGREVERPTCPIFQVPLADWSPRYSAAEEAWAEAQGASQARVRGWIQLPDQRLFVPEALAWPLVIQAHEGTHFGKTSLAELLDRQMYISKLHSLCEKAALRCVPCARNNPRQGPSRPPGIQHTGTTPCESLITDFTEMPQSGGWKYLLVFVCTFSNWIEAFPTRTEKASEVVKHLLKNILPFWGLPVTISSDNGSAFIHRVVQRVSQELHIDWKLHAAYRPQSSGKCERANRSIKAQLSKLCQETTLKWPDALPIVLFRLRCLPKKGLKLSPYEIVFGRPPPITKGIRGDPAQIGNLVWFQEIQSLGQAMNEVSKYVLQTLPLQVHNPVHPFQPGDEVWVKVWRTQPLQPKWRGPFTVLLSTPTAVKVQGLARWIHWTHLKQAAPEWRVQSVPGTGLKLKLRRNRQLPPLDPCLPGRQGSQAT